Proteins from a single region of Enoplosus armatus isolate fEnoArm2 chromosome 6, fEnoArm2.hap1, whole genome shotgun sequence:
- the LOC139286974 gene encoding G-protein coupled receptor 22-like: MHILPCPEQEATMNNVTVTDNTEPISRTMSPATPSPYPYPVSFQVSLTGFLMLEILLGLSSNLTVLALYCMKSNLISSVSNIVTMNLHVLDVLVCVCCIPLTIVVVLLSLEGDTALVCCFHEACVSFASVATAANVLAITLDRYDISVKPANRVLTMGRALALLAAIWVLSFVSFLVPFIEVGFFAHGHAELNQTVVENVVHTNQYYTELGLYYHLLAQIPIFFFTAVVMLITYSKILQALNIRIGTRFHASQKKKARRKKRPSMTAMTTQQEATDGSQSSGSRNPTLGMRTSVSVIIALRRAVKRHRERRERQKRVFRMSLLIVSTFLLCWTPITVLNTVILSVGPSDLMVKLRLGFLVMAYGTTIFHPLLYAFTRQKFQKVLKSKMKKRVVSIIEADPTPNNAIIHNSWIDPKRNKKVTFEDKDARQKCLSSEDVE, translated from the coding sequence ATGCATATCCTTCCCTGCCCGGAACAAGAAGCCACCATGAACAACGTCACGGTCACCGACAACACTGAACCCATAAGTCGCACCATGAGTCCGGCAACCCCAAGCCCGTATCCCTATCCTGTTAGTTTCCAGGTCTCCCTGACCGGCTTCCTCATGCTGGAAATCCTGCTGGGCCTGAGCTCTAACCTCACTGTGCTTGCCCTGTACTGTATGAAGTCCAACCTCATTAGTTCTGTCAGTAACATCGTCACTATGAACCTCCATGTGCTGGAtgtgctggtttgtgtgtgctgcatcCCCCTCACCATTGTGGTGGTGCTGCTCTCCCTGGAGGGAGACACTGCTCTCGTCTGCTGCTTCCATGAAGCCTGCGTCTCCTTCGCTAGTGTTGCCACTGCTGCTAATGTGCTTGCCATCACCCTTGATCGATACGACATTTCAGTCAAACCAGCCAACCGGGTGCTTACAATGGGCCGTGCCCTGGCCCTGCTGGCTGCCATTTGGGTGCTATCCTTTGTTAGTTTCCTCGTACCCTTTATTGAAGTGGGCTTCTTTGCCCATGGCCAtgctgagctgaatcagacaGTGGTGGAGAATGTGGTCCACACTAACCAGTACTACACAGAACTCGGCCTCTATTACCACTTGCTCGCTCAGATTCCTATTTTCTTCTTTACTGCTGTTGTCATGCTCATCACCTACTCAAAGATCCTGCAGGCACTCAATATTCGCATTGGCACACGTTTCCACGcttcacagaagaagaaggctCGCAGGAAAAAGCGCCCATCCATGACGGCCATGACAACGCAGCAAGAGGCCACAGATGGATCCCAGAGCAGTGGCAGCCGCAACCCCACGCTGGGTATGCGtacatctgtctctgtcatcaTCGCCTTGCGTAGGGCTGTTAAGCGCCACAGAGAAAGGCGTGAGCGCCAAAAGAGGGTTTTCAGGATGTCCCTCCTGATTGTGTCTACCTTTCTGCTGTGCTGGACGCCCATCACAGTACTCAACACAGTCATCCTGAGTGTGGGCCCCAGTGACCTGATGGTCAAGTTGAGACTGGGCTTCCTGGTCATGGCTTATGGGACCACTATCTTTCACCCTCTACTCTATGCCTTCACAAGGCAGAAGTTCCAGAAAGTTTTGAAAAGCAAGATGAAGAAGCGAGTGGTGTCGATCATTGAGGCAGATCCTACCCCTAACAATGCCATTATCCACAACTCCTGGATCGACCcaaagaggaacaaaaaggTGACATTTGAGGACAAAGATGCACGACAGAAATGTCTGTCTTCTGAGGATGTTGAGTGA